One genomic window of Sulfurovum lithotrophicum includes the following:
- a CDS encoding TraR/DksA family transcriptional regulator produces MTAEQKQQFKQIIEEQIQTLSSEIEEIRAAIYPTKGEGTSDKVAHISFKQEQSIHFQRYEEATKRLNRLKQAYLKIDTPEYGICKECEEDIPIERLKLVPESLYCVACMNELGL; encoded by the coding sequence ATGACAGCGGAACAAAAACAACAATTCAAGCAGATCATCGAGGAACAGATACAAACTCTCAGCAGTGAGATCGAAGAGATCCGGGCTGCCATCTATCCGACTAAAGGCGAGGGAACATCAGACAAGGTCGCCCACATCAGTTTCAAGCAGGAGCAGAGCATTCATTTTCAACGCTATGAAGAGGCGACAAAACGCCTGAACAGGCTCAAGCAGGCCTACCTGAAGATCGATACCCCCGAATACGGCATTTGCAAAGAGTGCGAAGAAGACATACCCATAGAAAGACTCAAGCTTGTGCCTGAATCACTTTACTGTGTAGCCTGCATGAATGAACTTGGGTTGTAA
- a CDS encoding methyltransferase family protein, giving the protein MDSQKETVFKKNAKAGMMEHKTDKWLIFLYGVFAYIVGLTGQIWFILYISDWNVVSNNVDMPQEISLGMALLIDIALILLFGLQHSGMARRGFKRMVTRMIPKVSERSTYVLLSGVVFIVMCLYYQPIDGYVWKVENGWLKWLLEAGFVFGWGLSVYASFIINHFELFGLEQVYFYLTGKEAKPIAFKEKQLYRYLRHPIQLGVLMGMWFTPAMSYGHLVLSIGFTVYIFIGLYFEEKDLVREMGEVYADYKKRVAMMFPFWK; this is encoded by the coding sequence ATGGATTCACAAAAAGAGACTGTTTTCAAAAAGAACGCCAAAGCAGGAATGATGGAACATAAAACAGATAAATGGCTCATTTTTTTATACGGTGTCTTTGCCTACATTGTAGGTTTGACAGGACAGATATGGTTCATCCTTTACATCAGTGACTGGAATGTTGTGTCAAACAATGTTGATATGCCGCAGGAAATCTCTTTGGGAATGGCGCTGCTCATTGACATTGCACTGATCCTTCTTTTCGGCCTGCAGCATTCGGGAATGGCGCGCAGAGGGTTCAAGCGTATGGTCACACGAATGATCCCGAAAGTGAGTGAACGCAGTACCTATGTGCTGCTTTCTGGCGTGGTGTTCATTGTCATGTGTCTGTACTATCAGCCCATCGACGGATATGTATGGAAAGTTGAAAATGGCTGGCTCAAATGGCTGCTGGAGGCAGGGTTTGTTTTTGGCTGGGGGTTATCGGTCTATGCCAGTTTCATCATTAACCACTTCGAGCTTTTCGGGCTGGAGCAGGTTTATTTTTACCTGACAGGCAAAGAAGCAAAACCTATTGCATTCAAAGAGAAGCAGCTCTACAGATACCTTCGTCATCCCATTCAGCTGGGTGTACTGATGGGTATGTGGTTCACGCCTGCAATGAGCTATGGACATCTGGTACTTTCCATTGGATTCACCGTTTACATTTTTATCGGCCTTTACTTTGAAGAGAAGGACCTTGTACGGGAAATGGGAGAAGTCTATGCCGACTATAAAAAAAGAGTTGCGATGATGTTCCCGTTTTGGAAATAA
- the coaD gene encoding pantetheine-phosphate adenylyltransferase produces MRSAIYPGTFDPITNGHLDIITRACKMFDRIIVAVAASEAKKPMFTLEERIQMVQAATRDFPKIEVIGFDKLLVDLAQDLEANIVVRGLRAVSDFEYELQMGYANASLDPDLETIYLMPNLQHAFVSSSVVRAILAYNGKVDHLLHPEVHRIIQKIRA; encoded by the coding sequence ATGAGATCAGCCATCTACCCCGGAACTTTTGACCCGATCACCAACGGACATCTCGACATTATCACCCGTGCCTGCAAGATGTTCGACCGCATCATTGTCGCCGTAGCGGCATCCGAAGCCAAAAAGCCCATGTTCACACTGGAAGAACGCATACAGATGGTTCAGGCTGCTACCCGGGATTTTCCGAAGATCGAAGTGATCGGTTTTGACAAGCTGCTTGTCGATCTTGCACAGGACCTTGAAGCCAATATCGTCGTTAGAGGCCTCAGAGCTGTCAGTGACTTTGAATATGAATTGCAAATGGGCTATGCCAACGCTTCACTCGACCCCGACCTGGAGACCATCTACCTGATGCCAAACCTCCAGCACGCTTTTGTCAGCTCATCCGTCGTACGGGCCATACTTGCCTACAACGGAAAAGTAGACCATCTCCTTCACCCTGAAGTCCATCGTATCATCCAAAAGATCAGAGCATAA
- a CDS encoding ABC-type transport auxiliary lipoprotein family protein: MRIVLLLGFLLLNGCSFKEAPVMKVYTLVTPAVSAVPSAQYRNKILKVSYPVALNEKLADEMHYSYSLTDRGSYLNSRWSNDAGRLLQGNIIQTLSHAKLFKVVVPYMSDVKENLRLEATVFDFSHHVRGEASYAVVSIQFTLMNAETGKLIKAKRFSYREPTPTIDARGYVEATNRIMAKLSKDLIHWLR; this comes from the coding sequence ATGAGAATTGTATTGTTATTGGGATTTTTACTGTTGAATGGATGCAGCTTTAAAGAGGCACCTGTCATGAAGGTATATACGCTGGTGACTCCTGCCGTATCGGCAGTTCCTTCGGCTCAGTATCGTAACAAGATACTCAAAGTCTCCTACCCTGTGGCATTGAATGAGAAATTGGCTGACGAAATGCATTACTCCTATTCTCTGACAGACAGAGGGAGCTATCTTAACTCACGCTGGTCCAACGATGCAGGAAGGCTGCTTCAGGGCAATATCATTCAGACCCTTTCCCATGCAAAACTCTTTAAAGTAGTCGTCCCCTATATGTCGGATGTTAAGGAAAATCTGCGTCTTGAGGCCACGGTCTTTGACTTTTCACATCATGTGAGAGGAGAAGCCTCCTACGCTGTTGTCTCCATACAGTTCACACTGATGAATGCCGAGACAGGAAAGCTGATAAAGGCGAAAAGATTCAGTTACCGGGAACCTACGCCTACTATTGATGCCAGGGGATATGTTGAAGCGACCAACCGTATCATGGCAAAGCTGAGCAAGGATCTAATACACTGGCTGCGTTAA
- a CDS encoding DinB family protein, giving the protein MKEVDSKEIIETLQEAGAGISPFKRLIAKHVIFPMLNRFISWEKAGDIYDREGTKIIALVSPLSKEKLFERVLVPKLFGLEDNSRYYSVAMVIKHLLIVGNALQTRIPLLSQGRKLNDQVQIEDVKPYTEIEDDIVQQFETFLASYRKLLNKNVKNIYIDNTSAHPWFGEFNPKQWSILGMVHQIVHRRQIEAIIKEL; this is encoded by the coding sequence ATGAAAGAAGTCGATTCAAAAGAAATCATCGAAACATTGCAAGAGGCAGGTGCCGGTATCTCGCCTTTCAAACGTCTAATAGCAAAACATGTGATTTTCCCAATGCTGAACCGTTTCATCTCATGGGAGAAAGCCGGGGACATCTATGACAGGGAAGGTACAAAGATCATCGCACTTGTCTCTCCTTTGAGTAAAGAAAAGCTCTTTGAGAGGGTCCTTGTACCGAAACTCTTTGGCCTCGAGGACAATTCCCGCTACTACTCTGTCGCCATGGTCATCAAGCACCTGCTGATAGTTGGAAATGCTTTACAGACACGCATTCCCCTCCTCTCACAAGGGAGAAAACTCAATGATCAGGTCCAGATAGAAGATGTCAAACCCTACACGGAGATAGAAGATGATATTGTACAGCAGTTCGAAACTTTTTTGGCTTCTTACAGAAAATTACTCAATAAAAATGTAAAGAACATCTACATAGACAATACTTCAGCACATCCATGGTTCGGTGAGTTCAATCCGAAACAGTGGTCTATCCTGGGTATGGTACATCAGATCGTTCACCGCAGACAGATCGAAGCGATCATTAAAGAGCTGTAG
- a CDS encoding UbiX family flavin prenyltransferase, translated as MKLVVAITGASGVALGKKFVDYLPDGIDVHVVVTDNAFTVESFENEKVTLHTSKDIAASVSSGSFRVDATAIIPCSMNTLAKIACGISDNLTTRVAAVALKEQKKLLLAPRELPFSAIALENMQKLAALGVIIAPPVMGYYSDASSMEEMEKFIIGKWYDVLGIPNELYARWK; from the coding sequence TTGAAACTTGTTGTAGCCATTACCGGTGCGAGCGGTGTTGCACTGGGGAAAAAATTTGTCGACTATCTGCCTGATGGCATCGATGTGCATGTGGTCGTCACGGACAATGCCTTTACCGTCGAATCTTTCGAGAACGAAAAAGTGACACTGCATACTTCGAAGGACATCGCCGCCTCCGTTTCAAGCGGTTCATTCAGGGTCGATGCCACAGCCATCATTCCCTGCAGCATGAACACCCTTGCAAAGATCGCCTGCGGGATCAGCGACAATCTTACCACACGTGTCGCAGCCGTGGCTCTCAAGGAACAGAAAAAACTCCTGCTTGCCCCGAGGGAGCTGCCCTTCTCCGCCATCGCACTGGAGAACATGCAGAAACTGGCAGCACTGGGCGTTATCATAGCCCCTCCTGTCATGGGTTACTACTCAGATGCTTCCTCCATGGAAGAGATGGAGAAGTTCATCATAGGCAAATGGTACGACGTTTTAGGAATTCCCAACGAGCTGTATGCCCGTTGGAAGTGA
- the tmk gene encoding dTMP kinase, producing MYILFEGIDTCGKSTQIELLAQKYPDIITTHEPGGTAFGQKAREILLSDSLRSKRAELLLFLADRAEHYEEVVAPNRDKIVISDRGFISGIGYALANGDFDFDELVALNRFALKGHFPDRIILFLTNMETLQERTSQKELDGIELRGLEYLLRVQEHMKESILKLGIPHLFIDATDSIENIHQSILTYLKV from the coding sequence ATGTATATACTCTTTGAAGGCATCGATACCTGCGGGAAAAGCACCCAGATAGAACTGCTTGCACAAAAGTATCCCGATATCATTACCACCCATGAACCCGGCGGCACGGCATTTGGCCAAAAAGCAAGGGAGATTCTCCTGAGTGATTCACTCCGTTCCAAAAGAGCCGAGCTGCTTCTTTTTCTGGCTGACCGGGCAGAACACTATGAAGAAGTAGTCGCACCCAACCGGGATAAAATAGTGATCTCCGACAGAGGTTTCATATCGGGTATCGGTTATGCACTTGCCAACGGTGATTTCGACTTTGATGAGCTGGTCGCCCTGAACCGCTTTGCCCTCAAAGGCCACTTCCCAGACCGCATCATTCTCTTTTTAACAAATATGGAAACTTTACAGGAACGTACATCACAAAAGGAGCTTGACGGTATCGAGCTTCGCGGGCTTGAATATCTGCTACGTGTACAGGAACATATGAAAGAGAGTATCCTCAAACTCGGTATTCCCCACCTCTTCATCGATGCGACGGACAGTATCGAGAACATCCATCAATCCATTCTTACCTACTTGAAGGTATAA
- a CDS encoding PepSY-associated TM helix domain-containing protein: MVKLFKLHKFFGLLVGLFLLVLGLTGFFINNRQWNFLYTTTVGNVPNTTLTEDKKLFEAYWVDSEDTDHIIVGGKRGIFETFDEGETYSQMTDLQCLAIKTDANTSYAATSDGIYVLKDEKWNPYALQGNYVNALSVTDKYMLASIDKHRLLLIKRDDASVVSDTVVKIDASQLQDDITLKNLIKDLHFGRGLLDGKLSALLNDYGALVLIFLSLSGYLVWWYIHLKKKAEMSRKLIKWHANSVVVLAFIPLTILAVTGIFLNHSGGLKKFMTETVVPHSVLPPVYSSLTSDIWSVDFDGTTYRIGNRYGVYKSTDLKSWKQETKGFAYRMARIDGVLYVSVKDGSNRFYDGVWKTLEDVPYTFKDAYDYDDEVKFFTYKHYEGMMPEFEDATLFSTLRTIHGGVFMAPWWKWINDFVAIALLILGFTGISRWIHKKRLFSKRTPKQE; this comes from the coding sequence ATGGTAAAACTTTTTAAACTGCATAAATTTTTCGGGCTTCTTGTCGGGCTGTTCCTTTTGGTGTTGGGGCTTACGGGCTTTTTTATCAACAACAGGCAGTGGAACTTTCTCTACACGACAACAGTTGGGAATGTACCCAACACGACATTGACGGAAGACAAAAAACTTTTTGAAGCATACTGGGTAGACAGTGAAGATACCGACCACATCATCGTCGGCGGAAAACGCGGGATCTTTGAAACGTTTGATGAGGGTGAGACGTACAGTCAAATGACTGACCTTCAGTGTCTGGCCATTAAAACAGATGCCAATACAAGCTACGCAGCCACCTCCGACGGTATCTATGTACTCAAAGATGAAAAGTGGAATCCTTATGCTCTTCAGGGAAACTATGTCAACGCATTGTCAGTCACCGATAAATATATGCTTGCAAGTATCGACAAACACAGGCTGCTGCTGATCAAAAGAGATGATGCTTCGGTGGTCAGCGATACTGTCGTCAAAATAGATGCATCACAACTACAGGATGACATAACGCTCAAAAACCTGATCAAAGATCTGCATTTCGGACGTGGACTTCTGGACGGGAAGCTCTCTGCACTGCTCAATGACTACGGGGCACTGGTTTTGATTTTCCTATCGCTTAGCGGTTATCTTGTCTGGTGGTATATACACCTGAAGAAAAAAGCCGAAATGAGCAGGAAACTCATAAAGTGGCACGCAAACAGTGTGGTTGTCCTGGCGTTTATACCTTTGACCATCCTGGCAGTAACAGGAATATTTCTGAACCACTCAGGGGGATTGAAAAAGTTCATGACCGAAACGGTGGTGCCTCACAGTGTTTTACCGCCTGTCTACTCCTCTCTAACCTCCGATATCTGGTCTGTTGATTTTGACGGGACGACTTACCGGATAGGAAACAGGTATGGTGTCTACAAAAGTACTGACCTTAAAAGCTGGAAACAGGAGACAAAAGGTTTCGCCTATCGTATGGCACGGATAGATGGTGTGCTGTATGTAAGTGTGAAAGACGGATCAAACCGTTTTTATGACGGAGTGTGGAAAACCCTGGAAGATGTTCCCTATACGTTCAAGGATGCGTATGACTATGATGATGAGGTCAAGTTTTTTACTTACAAACATTACGAGGGAATGATGCCGGAATTTGAAGATGCCACGCTGTTTTCGACACTTCGGACCATACATGGAGGGGTATTTATGGCTCCCTGGTGGAAATGGATCAATGATTTTGTCGCCATAGCACTGTTGATACTTGGATTTACCGGTATTTCAAGATGGATTCACAAAAAGAGACTGTTTTCAAAAAGAACGCCAAAGCAGGAATGA
- the hisS gene encoding histidine--tRNA ligase: protein MINPLRGMKDLTFEESERFEYIIKTAIGIAKRYGYSYIETPILEETALFKRSVGDSSDIVSKEMYQFEDKGGNDVCMRPEGTAGVVRAFISAKLDRQPVKQKFYYYGPMFRYERPQKGRLREFHQFGCESFGEASVYEDFTIIVMISQIFKALGIGFELKINSLGCPECMPPYRKSLVSFLTEISEELCADCNRRIGTNPIRVLDCKNGKCQSLLTDSPKLIENLCGACDSDFNKLTALLDDAGIAYEVDTNLVRGLDYYNKSAFEFVSNEIGSQSAIAGGGRYDKLVEYLDGKPTPAVGFAIGIERIMELVQMPKTKKEGYYMGAMVPEAIEKIIMLGNQKRTTDKVTVEYSSKGFKSHMKGVDRAQARYALLIGEDELKNDTVWLKDLETKEEKNIPLSEV, encoded by the coding sequence ATGATCAACCCTTTACGTGGCATGAAAGACCTTACCTTTGAAGAGTCAGAACGTTTTGAATATATCATCAAAACAGCCATTGGCATAGCCAAACGTTACGGCTACAGCTACATTGAGACCCCTATTCTTGAAGAGACGGCACTCTTCAAACGTTCCGTAGGTGACAGTTCCGACATCGTCAGCAAAGAGATGTACCAGTTCGAGGACAAAGGCGGCAATGATGTCTGTATGCGCCCCGAGGGGACTGCCGGTGTGGTACGTGCTTTCATCTCGGCCAAACTCGACCGCCAGCCTGTCAAACAGAAGTTCTACTACTACGGACCGATGTTTCGTTACGAAAGGCCGCAGAAAGGACGTTTAAGGGAGTTCCACCAGTTCGGTTGCGAAAGTTTCGGAGAGGCATCTGTCTATGAAGATTTCACCATTATCGTAATGATCAGCCAGATCTTCAAAGCGCTCGGCATCGGCTTTGAACTGAAGATAAACTCCCTTGGATGTCCCGAATGCATGCCTCCCTATAGAAAGAGCCTTGTCAGCTTTCTGACGGAGATCAGTGAAGAACTGTGTGCGGACTGCAACAGAAGAATAGGTACGAACCCCATCCGCGTGCTCGACTGTAAGAACGGGAAGTGCCAGTCTCTTTTGACAGACTCTCCCAAACTCATCGAGAATCTCTGCGGAGCCTGTGACAGTGACTTCAACAAACTTACAGCACTGCTCGATGATGCCGGCATTGCCTATGAAGTCGATACCAACCTGGTCAGAGGCCTGGACTACTACAACAAGAGCGCTTTCGAGTTTGTCAGTAACGAGATCGGTTCTCAGTCGGCCATTGCCGGTGGCGGGCGTTATGACAAACTGGTAGAGTACCTCGATGGGAAACCCACACCGGCTGTCGGCTTCGCCATCGGTATCGAGCGTATCATGGAACTGGTGCAGATGCCCAAAACAAAGAAAGAGGGTTATTATATGGGTGCCATGGTACCTGAAGCCATCGAAAAGATCATTATGCTCGGCAACCAAAAACGTACCACAGACAAAGTGACGGTCGAGTACAGTTCAAAAGGCTTCAAAAGCCATATGAAGGGGGTGGACAGAGCCCAGGCACGTTATGCCCTGCTGATCGGTGAAGATGAGCTCAAAAACGATACAGTCTGGCTAAAGGACCTGGAAACAAAAGAGGAAAAGAATATCCCCCTCAGTGAAGTTTAA
- a CDS encoding rhodanese-like domain-containing protein, with protein MKKIVLLAAFLSVSLFAEFKTVDADEFAKLQAKGYPVIDIRTPDEWKTTGIIKGAHKMMFFTPNGQPDLAGWFFELGHLVKDKKEPILIYCAHANRTKALGQGLEQMGFKNVYELKGGIENGWIKAGKKTVKQ; from the coding sequence ATGAAAAAAATAGTATTGCTGGCGGCATTTTTAAGTGTGTCGCTTTTTGCAGAGTTTAAAACAGTGGATGCGGACGAGTTCGCCAAACTTCAGGCAAAAGGATATCCTGTCATAGATATCCGTACACCCGACGAATGGAAGACAACAGGTATCATTAAGGGTGCGCACAAGATGATGTTCTTTACACCAAACGGACAGCCGGACCTTGCAGGCTGGTTCTTTGAGCTGGGGCATTTGGTCAAAGACAAAAAAGAGCCTATACTCATTTACTGTGCGCATGCCAACCGCACAAAAGCTCTGGGGCAAGGGCTTGAGCAAATGGGCTTTAAAAATGTCTACGAACTCAAAGGCGGTATAGAGAACGGCTGGATCAAAGCAGGGAAGAAGACCGTTAAACAGTAA
- a CDS encoding NAD(P)H-dependent oxidoreductase has protein sequence MLKNDFTKAMQFRHACKLFDETKQIPDETMRYILEAGRTSPSSFGMEPWKFLVIRNEEMKTKLRPLCWNQPQITTCSDLVVILAAIESVRPQSGIPEKRFARRPLPQEQIDAYVDLYGNFLADTLSTDEKTFCWTARQTYIALANMMTAAAYEQIDSCPIEGFEKENVEKLLGIDSSKYQVAVMAAFGYRVNEQSEQLRLPFEEIVEFID, from the coding sequence ATGTTAAAAAATGATTTCACCAAAGCGATGCAATTCCGCCATGCATGCAAACTCTTTGACGAAACAAAGCAGATACCCGATGAGACCATGCGCTACATTCTAGAAGCCGGACGCACCTCCCCCTCCTCTTTCGGAATGGAACCATGGAAGTTCCTTGTTATCAGGAATGAAGAGATGAAGACAAAACTGCGCCCGTTATGCTGGAACCAGCCGCAGATCACGACCTGTTCAGACCTTGTGGTCATTCTGGCAGCCATCGAGAGTGTCAGGCCCCAAAGCGGCATCCCCGAAAAACGTTTTGCCAGACGTCCTCTCCCGCAGGAGCAGATAGATGCCTACGTCGACCTCTACGGGAATTTCCTGGCCGATACACTTTCAACCGATGAGAAGACCTTCTGCTGGACGGCGAGACAGACCTACATCGCACTGGCGAACATGATGACAGCAGCAGCTTACGAACAGATAGACTCCTGCCCCATCGAAGGTTTCGAGAAAGAGAATGTGGAAAAACTGCTTGGGATAGACAGTTCCAAATATCAGGTAGCCGTGATGGCTGCATTCGGCTACAGAGTCAACGAACAGAGTGAACAGTTGAGGCTGCCTTTTGAAGAGATAGTGGAATTCATCGACTAA